A window of Rufibacter sp. LB8 contains these coding sequences:
- the ruvX gene encoding Holliday junction resolvase RuvX — protein MGRILAIDYGVKRVGLAVTDPLQLIASALDTVHAQDLLVFIQTYCTKEEVDEFVVGMPVHLDGNATNNTQHVVGFVRKLQKLYPGKKVHTHDERFTSRMAFQTMIDLGLGKKARANKETVDKLSATIILQSFLESRSYL, from the coding sequence ATGGGGCGCATTCTGGCCATTGATTACGGCGTGAAACGGGTAGGACTAGCGGTGACAGACCCGCTGCAGCTCATTGCGTCTGCCCTGGACACGGTGCATGCGCAAGACCTGCTGGTTTTCATTCAAACCTATTGCACCAAAGAAGAGGTAGACGAATTTGTGGTGGGCATGCCCGTGCACTTAGACGGAAACGCCACCAACAACACCCAGCACGTGGTGGGCTTTGTACGGAAGTTGCAGAAACTCTACCCGGGCAAAAAAGTACACACCCATGATGAACGCTTCACCTCGCGCATGGCGTTCCAGACTATGATAGACCTGGGCCTGGGCAAAAAAGCCCGCGCCAACAAAGAAACCGTGGACAAACTCAGCGCCACCATTATTTTACAGAGTTTTTTAGAGAGCAGATCTTACTTATGA
- a CDS encoding zinc dependent phospholipase C family protein — protein sequence MQRPLFLLLLLLLQTPLAFGWGFYAHQRINRQAVFTLPPEMIGFYKQQLPYIMEQAVAPDKRRYLVPEEGPRHFIDLDVYGDSAAYKLPRFWDEAVKQFTLDTLQRHGIVPWHISLVQYQLTEAFKQHDQQRILRLSAELGHYIADATVPLHTTKNYNGQFTGQRGIHGLWESRLPELWSQDYDFFIGAPQYLENPGKTAWQIVARSHAALDSVFSVEKQLTQTFDEDKKYSLEERGATTIKVYSRDFSKAYHRGLHGQVERQMRLAIHLVSSYWYTAWVNAGQPNLKNLAPLTEQQKRELELQKPVFQTGEHDTR from the coding sequence ATGCAACGGCCTCTGTTCCTGCTTCTTCTCTTGCTGCTGCAAACGCCACTGGCGTTTGGCTGGGGCTTCTACGCGCACCAGCGCATTAACCGGCAGGCCGTCTTCACCCTACCGCCCGAGATGATCGGTTTCTACAAGCAGCAGCTGCCCTACATCATGGAACAGGCCGTCGCGCCGGACAAACGCCGCTACCTGGTGCCCGAAGAAGGCCCGCGCCATTTCATTGACTTGGATGTTTACGGCGACAGCGCCGCCTACAAACTGCCCCGTTTCTGGGACGAAGCCGTAAAACAATTCACGCTAGACACCCTGCAACGCCACGGCATCGTGCCCTGGCACATCTCACTGGTGCAATACCAGCTTACCGAGGCCTTCAAACAACATGACCAGCAGCGCATCTTAAGACTTTCGGCGGAGTTGGGCCATTACATAGCCGATGCCACCGTGCCCTTGCACACCACTAAAAACTACAACGGCCAGTTCACGGGCCAACGCGGCATTCACGGTCTCTGGGAAAGCCGCCTCCCCGAACTCTGGAGCCAGGACTATGACTTTTTCATCGGCGCACCGCAATACCTGGAGAATCCTGGCAAGACTGCCTGGCAGATTGTGGCCCGGTCGCACGCCGCCTTAGACAGTGTTTTTTCCGTGGAGAAACAACTCACCCAAACCTTTGACGAAGACAAGAAATACAGCCTGGAAGAGCGCGGCGCCACCACCATAAAAGTGTATTCCAGAGATTTCAGCAAGGCCTACCACCGGGGTTTGCACGGGCAGGTAGAACGGCAGATGCGGCTGGCCATTCATTTGGTTTCCAGCTATTGGTACACGGCCTGGGTCAACGCCGGCCAACCCAATTTAAAGAACCTGGCCCCACTCACCGAGCAGCAGAAACGGGAACTGGAACTTCAGAAACCCGTTTTCCAGACCGGCGAACATGACACCAGATGA
- a CDS encoding N-acetyltransferase: MQIVNSTLDDFPEILRLYQAASAYQRAKNVVTWPDFDHQLILKEIQENHQWKLLDEHGQIICIWATTFSDPLIWEERDQDPAVYIHRIATNPDHRGKQLVQKIVAWAKEYAAQHKKKYVRLDTIGENKPLIQHYTACGFTFLGLFKLENTVGLPAHYENATVSLFEVEVE; encoded by the coding sequence ATGCAGATTGTCAACAGCACCTTAGACGATTTCCCCGAGATTCTGCGCTTGTACCAGGCTGCCTCTGCCTACCAACGCGCCAAAAACGTGGTCACCTGGCCCGACTTCGACCACCAGCTAATCTTGAAAGAAATACAGGAAAATCACCAATGGAAACTGCTAGATGAACACGGGCAAATCATCTGCATTTGGGCCACTACATTTTCTGACCCGCTTATCTGGGAAGAACGTGACCAAGACCCGGCCGTCTACATCCACCGCATTGCCACCAACCCAGACCACCGCGGCAAACAACTAGTACAAAAGATTGTGGCCTGGGCGAAAGAGTACGCTGCCCAGCACAAGAAAAAGTACGTGCGGCTAGACACCATTGGCGAAAACAAGCCGCTGATTCAGCATTACACCGCGTGCGGGTTCACGTTTCTGGGGCTGTTTAAACTGGAGAACACCGTTGGCCTGCCCGCGCACTATGAAAACGCTACAGTGAGTTTGTTTGAGGTGGAAGTGGAGTGA
- the def gene encoding peptide deformylase, whose protein sequence is MIYPIVAYGDPVLRTKANDIALDAPELPKLIDDMFETMYHAHGVGLAAPQIGKSVRLFVIDSKPFMDEGEEEKGVKKAFINPVILEESGDEWAFDEGCLSIPGVREEVWRQENVKIKYYDLDGTEHIEEFDDVTARVIQHEYDHIEGILFTDHLSALKKRLLKGRLTKISKGDVDADYRMKFAGLGKR, encoded by the coding sequence ATGATTTACCCTATTGTAGCCTACGGCGATCCGGTGCTTCGCACCAAAGCCAACGACATAGCCCTAGACGCCCCCGAGCTGCCCAAGCTCATTGATGACATGTTTGAGACCATGTACCACGCCCACGGCGTTGGCCTGGCCGCGCCGCAGATTGGCAAGAGCGTCCGGCTGTTCGTGATTGACTCCAAGCCATTCATGGACGAGGGCGAAGAAGAAAAAGGCGTGAAAAAAGCGTTTATCAACCCAGTAATCTTAGAGGAATCTGGCGATGAATGGGCGTTTGACGAAGGCTGCCTTTCCATTCCTGGCGTGCGCGAAGAAGTGTGGCGCCAGGAAAACGTCAAAATCAAATACTATGACCTGGACGGTACCGAACACATTGAGGAATTCGATGACGTGACCGCCCGCGTGATTCAGCACGAATACGACCACATTGAAGGCATCCTGTTCACCGACCACCTCTCGGCGCTCAAGAAACGCCTGCTCAAAGGCCGCCTCACCAAAATCTCCAAAGGAGACGTTGACGCCGACTATCGCATGAAGTTCGCAGGGTTGGGGAAACGGTAA